From Cotesia glomerata isolate CgM1 linkage group LG2, MPM_Cglom_v2.3, whole genome shotgun sequence, a single genomic window includes:
- the LOC123259061 gene encoding uncharacterized protein LOC123259061: MFPSKKKLAETLPKTFKSLKNIRVIVDCTKFQCQSPSNFENQGNLYSSYKARTTYKALIGCTPNGGVCFVSDVYEGNISDREIFIKSNISDFLEPDDLVLADRGFTVHDIVESKRAHLNIPPFLNERKCLSPQEEMETKRIAKQRIYIEHVIGRIKQFRLFQKVLPLSLRSSMSQILFVCACLVNFQPPIIID, encoded by the coding sequence ATGTTCCCTTCAAAGAAAAAGCTTGCAGAAACTTTaccaaaaacttttaaatccTTGAAAAATATACGAGTTATTGTTGATTGTACAAAATTCCAATGTCAGTCGCCGTCAAACTTCGAAAATCAAGGAAATCTATACTCTTCTTATAAAGCTCGAACAACTTATAAAGCACTAATTGGATGTACTCCAAATGGAGGTGTATGTTTTGTATCCGATGTATACGAAGGTAATATTTCAGAccgtgaaatttttatcaaatcaaaTATTTCTGATTTTTTGGAGCCAGATGATTTAGTGTTGGCTGATAGAGGATTTACCGTTCATGACATTGTTGAATCGAAGCGAGCGCATTTAAATATACCaccatttttaaatgaaagaaaatgttTATCACCTCAAGAGGAAATGGAGACAAAGCGGATCGCCAAACAACGTATATACATAGAACATGTTATTGGAAGAATTAAACAATTTCGACTGTTTCAGAAAGTTCTACCTTTAAGTTTACGTTCATCCATGTCCCAAATTCTTTTCGTGTGTGCATGCTTAGTAAATTTCCAGCCACCGATTATTATAGATTAA
- the LOC123259740 gene encoding uncharacterized protein LOC123259740 has translation MRWPALKVMILVTQKDLLVHRKIEVDEKKHNHPQPNTLPRRKIIKKLKAVSLTTRSTTEAVAEAYLNKSPPSVKEINASRNLIYRSRKRVEPEPPETINLLPDIINEYKFLENYYLGNTTASDGSVALFFTSLDMLNALNAVEEINVAASYVSVPQTPSFSQLLSFHIKKDNQSIPALFVICSANTLNNYEAMWDFLHSKIENFGTRLKSIVCSYENDFVTATRNKLPNVSIKGSWFHFMKLWTRQWRSLNLPIEPLPAILKASWALPLLPSNKLAEGIKVIEFLTNCNEQYNAHLVTFVSAVKSWCTRLSNEISYIDNTEEGAINIAEDFLRHILNLIGYKKSLHTYLGKRPSYGYLQFYLN, from the exons ATGCGTTGGCCAGCATTAAAAGTTATG ATCCTCGTAACTCAAAAAGATTTACTTGTGCAT CGCAAAATTGAGGTTGATGAAAAAAAGCATAACCACCCGCAGCCAAATACGTTACCAAgacgaaaaataattaaaaagctaAAAGCTGTATCTTTGACGACCCGATCTACAACCGAAGCTGTTGCTGAAGCATatttgaa TAAATCTCCACcctcagttaaagaaattaacGCTTCAAGAAATTTAATCTACCGTTCAAGAAAACGTGTTGAACCTGAACCACCCGAGACCATTAATCTACTTCCTGATATAATAAATGAGTACAAGTTTCTTGAAAATTACTATCTGGGTAACACAACAGCCAGTGATGGTTCCGTGGCGttattttttacaagtttGGACATGCTAAATGCCTTAAATGCTGTGGAGGAGATAAATGTGGCTGCATCATACGTG tcTGTTCCACAAACTCCGAGTTTTTCTCAACTATTAtcttttcatataaaaaaagataaccAA agCATTCCGGCATTATTCGTCATATGCAGCGCAAACACTCTCAATAATTATGAAGCTATGTGGGATTTTCTTCAttcgaaaattgaaaattttggaaccAGATTGAAATCTATAGTGTGTAGCtatgaaaatgattttgttactGCCACAAGAAACAAATTACCAAATGTATCCATAAAAGGATCATGGTTTCATTTCATGAAa ttatggACTCGGCAGTGGAGGAGTTTAAACTTACCTATCGAACCACTTCCTGCAATTTTAAAAGCCTCCTGGGCGTTACCTTTGCTTCCCTCAAACAAATTGGCCGAAGGAATCAAagttattgaatttttgactAATTGTAATGAACAGTATAATGCACACTTAGTTACGTTTGTGTCAGCTGTAAAGTCATGGTGTACACGTCTCTCTAATGAAATATCATATATCGATAACACTGAAGAAGGAGCGATAAACATTGCAGAGGATTTTTTACGTcacattttaaatttgattggatacaaaaaaagtttacatacttatcttg gtaaaagaccaAGTTATGgatacttgcaattttatttgaactaa
- the LOC123259752 gene encoding uncharacterized protein LOC123259752: protein MPKTNAEMCRQYRRKKNEIKMKKNSAKSSTERSREFRARKKQLLNNQNRCSDISVNVTDVINDRRASVSTIDLQHEFRRLNLNRLETITNVLYDFLNKRKGMSLFTFNCQSLRAHVQDLQHDNIVSSSNFLILSETWMNNEDIVDIPNFNIVVNYKDHVRGQAE from the exons atgccGAAAACTAATGCCGAAATGTGTCGTCAATATCGacgcaaaaaaaatgaaattaaaatgaaaaaaaattcagcaaaAAGTTCAACAGAACGTAGTCGCGAGTTTCGTGCacgtaaaaaacaattattgaaCAATCAAAATAGATGTTCAGATATAAGTGTCAATGTGACTGATGTAATAAATG ACCGAAGAGCGTCAGTATCTACAATTGATCTACAACATGAATTTCGAAGGCTGAACTTGAATCGACTTGAGACAATTACAAATGTTTtatatgatttcttaaataaaagaaaagggATGTCACTGTTTACCTTTAACTGTCAAAGCTTACGAGCTCATGTACAAGATCTGCAACATGACAATATAGTGTCatcgtcaaattttttaattctttcggAGACATGGATGAATAATGAAGATATTGTAGACattccaaattttaatattgttgttaattacAAAGACCACGTACGAGGGCAGGCGGAGTAG